One Homo sapiens chromosome 13, GRCh38.p14 Primary Assembly genomic window carries:
- the RNF113B gene encoding RING finger protein 113B, whose translation MAAPPSPGRTADQADQVCTFLFKKPGRKGAAGLRKRPACDPEHGESSSSGDEGDTVAQPPRVAPRPRGLHSWQKAAHGDRRGEEAAPESLDVVYRSTRSAKPVGPEDMGATADFEQDTEKEHHTPTILKCSQRVQEALRGREHDHIYRGIHSYLRYLKPKDTSMGNSSSGMARKGPIRAPGHLRATVRWDYQPDICKDYKETGFCGFGDSCKFLHDRSDYKLGWEIERELEEGRYCICEDENHEVGSEEEEIPFRCFICRQAFQNPVVTKCRHYFCESCALEHFRATPRCYICDQPTGGIFNPAKELMAKLQKLQAAEGKKR comes from the exons ATGGCAGCGCCACCTTCTCCAGGAAGGACGGCCGACCAAGCAGACCAGGTATGCACCTTCCTCTTCAAAAAGCCTGGACGGAAAGGGGCTGCAGGCCTCAGAAAGCGCCCGGCCTGCGACCCCGAGCACGGAGAGAGCAGCAGCAGCGGGGACGAGGGCGACACAGTGGCTCAGCCCCCGCGGGTGGCACCGAGGCCCCGGGGCCTCCACAGCTGGCAGAAGGCGGCTCACGGCGACAGGAGGGGCGAGGAGGCGGCGCCTGAGAGCCTCGACGTGGTGTACAGGTCCACCCGCTCGGCGAAGCCTGTGGGGCCAGAGGACATGGGGGCCACCGCTGACTTCGAGCAGGACACCGAGAAGGAGCACCATACGCCGACCATCCTCAAGTGCAGCCAGCGGGTCCAGGAGGCACTGCGGGGTCGGGAGCACGACCACATCTACCGGGGAATCCACAGCTACCTGAGGTACCTGAAGCCCAAGGACACGTCCATGGGCAACTCCTCCTCGGGGATGGCGAGGAAGGGCCCCATACGTGCGCCAGGGCATCTGCGCGCCACTGTGCGCTGGGATTACCAGCCTGACATCTGCAAGGACTACAAGGAGACTGGCTTCTGTGGCTTCGGGGACAGCTGCAAATTCCTCCACGACCGTTCCGATTACAAGCTCGGGTGGGAGATTGAACGGGAGCTTGAAGAGGGTCGCTACTGTATCTGCGAGGACGAAAACCATGAAGTGGGAAGCGAGGAagaggaaataccattcaggtgTTTCATATGTCGCCAGGCCTTCCAAAACCCAGTCGTCACCAAGTGCAGGCATTATTTCTGCGAGAGCTGCGCGCTGGAGCACTTCCGGGCCACCCCGCGCTGCTACATCTGTGACCAGCCAACCGGCGGCATCTTTAACCCCGCCAAAGAACTGATGGCGAAACTGCAAAAGCTTCAGGCTGCAGAAG gaaaaaagagataa